ACAGACTTGAAATTTCTTTGCCTAGCATTTAAGACCTTTCACAGTCTGGAACTATATTACTTCCAACCCTCCATGCATTTTATACTCCAACTAAATTGGACTAGTCTTTAACCCCTGAACATGTTTTTTACTTTTCTGCCTTCTTGGCTTTGTTCATGTCATTCCTTATGCCtggattattttccatttttccctttgcCTTTTCAATTCTTACTGACTCCTCTAAAGCCTGACTgaaaattctttcttccataaagCTTTCTTGATTTCCACCTTTTGATAACTTATTATAGCAGTTTTGTTCTCAACTCTCTCTAACATTCacataatagtaatagtagtaatatgATTATTTATGCTAATACCAAAAACTCACATTGAtctagtactttaaggtttgcaaagtgctttctttaCAAACAGCCCTGTAATAACTATATAGTATAAATATTGCCCGTATAGAGAGGAAAGTAGATCTCCTAAGAAGTTAATTGGCAAGTAATACTTATGTATTATTGCTATCTATGTTTTAataatgataactagcatttatatagcatttgtttttccaaaatgctttaatatctgtttatttcatttgatcctcagaacaaccctagGAGGGAGGTGCTGTTagcccatttttcttttctttcttttttgtttttttacagatgaagaaattgaggctcagagaggttcagtgacttgcccacaattacacagctagtaagtatctgagacagaatttgaacccaagtcttcctaccTCTAAACACATTGtatccatttagccacctagTAACACCTTATGATTTTTTAGATTATATATTTCATCAGGGCAAGAACTGTCTAAATTTAATATCATCATCTTCACTGCTTAGCTACAATTCTGTCTACATAGGCACTTAGTGTTTCTTAAGTAAATGAACTTTTAGATGATGAACATTGCCAAATAGGGTAGGATAAAAGTATAACTTATGGAATGTTAATTTGATCTGTGAAAATATGGAGGGGCAAAATTAACACAAAGCATAATTAATTTCATAAAACATTATTATAAATgacacattcttttaaaaattaatttattttttacatattttccatgtttacatgattcattctctttccctctcttctataccccctcccagagctgacaagcagttctactgggttgtacaaatgctaTTACTtgatgcatatttccatattaattgtttttgctatagagcaatcttttgaagCCAAAATCTCAAttcacatacctatatatatatatgtttctatatatatatacatatatatatatataagtgatgtcatatgcttttcttttgtatttctactcccatagttctttctctagatgtggatagcattccttctcataaatccttcaggagtgtcctggattactgcattgctactagtagtaaagtccattacattggatagttccacaatgtttcactttctgtgtacagtgttttggttctactcatttcactttgcatcagttcctgaaggttcttccagttcatatggaaatgctttatttcattattccttacagcacaatagtattccatgaccatcaGATGTCACaggttgttcagccattctgtaatcaagggacactccctcattttccagttttttgccaccacaaagagcaaggctatgaatatttttgtacatttttccttattatctctttgtggtacaaaccctatagtggtattcctggatcaaaggtcaggcagtcttttaaagccctttgcacatagttccaaattgccttccagaatggttggattaattcacaactttaccaacaatgcattagtgtcccaattttgctgcatCCCCACAAACTAAATGGCACATTCTTATGCAGTCAAAATTATATTGATAATAAAGGTTTAAGCTATGTATAGAGATCTGAAACTACATAATTTTTATAATGGCAATACCTGCTTCCCGTCCACCCACTCTAGAGACTGGGGCCTTTTTTGGTTGGTATATGTCATAAAGATAGCCACCAATACTTGATCTCAGCAGAGGTCTAGAGTAGGGAAGATGTCTATACTGTACTAGTTTATAGGTTTATAGATCCAGAGTAGGAAGGGATCTTCTtatagctattttaaaaaaaatttaatgataccttttgttttttatgtcAGTCATTTCCCTTTATACTCTGCCCTcactgtgtcttttttttttcttacaaagaccaaaaaaaaaagaagaagaagaaaagacagttAATGCAAAAGCAATCATCAGAGCAATTGTGTCTGAAGGCATATGCGGCATTTTGGTCCCCCTCTCTCTACATAGAGAaaggaagtgtgttttacatctGTGTTCCAGGACCAGAGTTAAAATTTTCTGAGTTCAACTACTTGTTAGTACTGTTTTTGTATACAGTATTGCTCTCCTTATCTGTGTTGTTTTCTTGATGATTCCACTTTCTTTATTCTATATTAGTTAATACAAATTTGCCCATAACCTTGTCACATCCTTACAACTTTGTGCCTATTCCATCCACCCCTGCTTCTATAATTACTACCAATTTTCAGCTCTGTCATTTAGAGCCGTTCCCCAAGCCCTGTTGATACTGTACTGGAACCCTTGGGAGGAGGTAAgcatttcattctctctcttgtcTAGCTCTCTAGAAACTGGTAGAAAATATCAATCAGAAGAAATGACTACATTATCATTTCTTAGAGACATGTTTTTttagttgaattaaattaaattaaaatttgagaTTTAAATACTCTGTGCCATACAATTGTTTATTCTCCTCTAAGAGAGAAGTAGGAAGGTAATATATTGAATAGAATgctgggactagagtcaggaagacctgagttcaaattcagttttagaCTTTAGCTATAAGACCCTGACCAAGTCATATAATCTTtgtatctcaattttctcatctgtaaaatgaggataataatagtagctacctcCCAGccttattgtgaagatcaagtgaaataatatttgtaaaggtccTGGATTTTAATAGGttcttaatacatatttattatccTCCTAAGTCATCCTATTTTCATATGTTCTTAACATACTCATTCAAAcactatttattaagtgcttatactGTGTAAGATTAAATGTTAAATTCTGAGAagacatgaagaaaaaaacatgttacctgctcttaaggaatttataatcttaagGATTGCTAgtaattttataatttctagGCTTTTCTAGAAGCTGGTGAAATTCAGAACATTATTGTAAGCTAATTGGTTATCTCATTCATGATAAGCCACAAACTAGACAAAAGAAATACTATTGGGGACAgctggataactcagtggattgagagccaggcctagagatgggaggtcctagactcaaatctggtctcagatatttcctagctatgtgatcctaggcaagtcacttaaccccctttgcctagcccttaccactcttccatcttggaaccaatacatagtattgattataatgaagaaggtaagggtttaaaaagaaagaaatactatCTATAGTCTATAGTAGGAAATGTTTGGGCCTACTCAACTGAAGGGATTTGCTTACTTTTGACCCTAGAAGCAAACAAAACTATTTTCTCTGTATTTAGTATTAGTAGATATAATAATGTGCCTTGTGATCCAGGGCCTTTCCCAAGGAAGACTCATATGTACCAGGTTCAGTCCTGGAGGCCTGACTCCAGAGGTCAGGTTCTCCCCTTGGCTGGAGCCCTACTTTAATTCTTTTGCTATAGTGTCCTCCTGTTGacaatctgctttttctctaagGACTCTGTTAAGGAAATCTCCCTCTGGGCAGCCTGAACCACCCCTTTCAAACTCACAAGATTAGAACTTTCTATTTCGGATTTACCCCATGAGGTAGCCCCAAGACTGGAAAACTCTGTTATCATGATTGCTAGTCTTTCTGTCCTGTGCTCAGAAGAGGAAGCAGGCTAAAGAAGGCATCCAGGTCCTGTAGGTCTAAGGATATCAGTTTTAGGGAATAGGGGAAGATGGGAGAAAACTCTCTGCCTTCTTGCTGTACTCTAGAAAACTCTCTGCCTTCTTGCTGTACTTTTCTTCTGTCTAGAAGTTTAAGGGGGAAAAGGGCTAGATAGCTCCCTCATTATAAATCCTAAGGATGGTTCCTCCAACAAGAGTCTGGTTTCTTGGACTTTGGTCGTTCAATCAAAAGGGGCAACTCCAGTCACTGGGAACCAATCAGAAACATCTTTTTCACTTCTTAGCAATAGGGATTAGAGAGTATGTCTTTTAGCAAGTGGTTCCAGTGCATTTCTAGCTTCTTCAGAGGTCCTTTTGATAAAGACCTCGTGTCCTATGGTCTCACATGCTGATTGGGTTAATCAGAGCCTTCCTTGAGTAATCTCCATTGTGTCAACTTTTAGTACAATATCTCCTGTAATTCTCACTTCACATTTTtgagttattttaataaattgtaTGTTATAGCTCATTATAATGACTAAAATTATAACTAAAAACTCACTGatgaaaatatttccattttccatgaTTTTAGTAAATGACTCACTAGGACTGCATATCTTCGAACATTTAAATTCTCATATAAATAATTTAGTGGGCCTGctttctccccaaatctttcATTATTGATTTGTGTTTGGAGTACAAGACTCTTCATAGCTCAGCcctccctacctttccagtctttttacaccttGACCCACTTTCTCTCATTCACCTTTCAATGTACTTTTCAGTCTAATGACattgacctccttgctgttctccatacaagacactccatctcttggcccTGGGCTTTTTTTCTGATTGTCCTTCATACCTAGAATCTGCTTTATCTCTGTCTcatggcttccctggtttccttccagtctcagctaaaatcctactttgtacaagaagcttttcccagcCCTTCTTTGGtctagtgtcttccttctgttgattatttcttttttatcctgtatatggtatatttgtacatatttatttacatattatccCCCCATTGAACTGGAAGCACCTTGGGAGTGGGGACTTTTtcgcctttctttgtatctcaagaGTTTGGCACTTAATCCAATCCTTATTGAAGccctgcattgccatctcagccattgaaccttcttgttggtttcttccgcctgttccgccgaaagtcttcacatgctgggtgagcaaagccctggttcaccaggagtcgacgaccctatggctaccctcacaaggtttagctggtctgtcgaagccgttgcccggggtgtggccgctgctgcatgctagcagctactgggagccacaagtgagagctgggtgtcaggagggggtcagaggctggagagctgccctagaagggcacaacaagccctccataccaaataTATTACTCCTCCCagagcaccccatacatcccatacactgtggagtgcttagggcgtgttggagcacaaaggacaacttggccatccagtgcagctgaggaagtctccaagtgtaacgacttttcgtgccactggacccaggcttccaatgccaagagagtgggacagtctctgtgcatctacttttccacttaaatcttcacacacaagtgtctttgtgcacaaaaacgcacaaagacaatcgtcatcctcggttactgagagactactactatactattgaAGCCCTTCTGGGTGCTTCTTGACTGAttgaatttttcccatttttccctttgttttaatttacctttcCTGTCAACAGATATCTCTTGGCTTGGGTAATGATCTGTAAGCAAAGATGTTGAGAGGTATGGAGCCCTAACTAGGAAATGAGATGGTCCCTAAAAAGGGTTCTACAGATTCACAGAATTTTATTGTTGGAAACAATGTTGGCCAAACAAAGAATCCCTACTACAATATTCTGACATATGCTCATTTAACTTTTGCTTGAAGATATCCAATGAGTTATATCCATTGCTTCTAGAGTAAACCTGCTCTATTTCTGGAcatctctaattattaggaaaccTGACACCTGATGTTAAACCAAAATTTGCTttttttgcaacttctacctCTTGGCCCTGGCTCttccaagcagaacaaatctaaccCATCTTCCACAGCACAAACCTTCAGGTATTTGCAGATACTTTTATACGATACCTAACACATAGAAAGCACTATATTGGTGATAGCAATTATTCTTATACTGTCACTTCCTCAGGCTAAACATCCCTGGTTCCCTCAACCAATCCCTATGTGACTAAGACTCAAAGACCATTTGGATGTTCTTTAGCTCATCATTGTTCATATAGTATTGTGTTGGGCattattggggggtggggggcgaaTCTTCAGTATGGTCATTATAAACATCTTTGTTTTCTGCTGTGATCCACTTTAGATCCTTTCAAGGTATGGAGGAGCCATTTGTCCCTATGTTTAATGACCTTAGATTCTGTCTTCTGAGTtgtctagtttgtttttttttgccttttttttaactctttttgtcTCACAGTCAAGTATAGTTTCTTTTCTATCTGTGTGCCTGGCTATTCCCTAGCCCTTTTTAACTGTTGTTTGGTCTAGGAAGACAGTTTACTCtaatttttacaaaattctgGCAAATTTGATAAATGGACTGTGAATGAGGGCCCAAGTATTCTCTCCTAAAGAAAGTACATCAGCTTTAATGCATTGTATAAACTTTGGGATAATCATTTTGCCTAATTATTTTCTTAAGGGATTAAATTTGAATATATAAGTACTTGTGTATCACTGCAAACCTTGAAGTACTATGTAATTATCAGCTAATATGAACATGATTACTAATAATTTctgatttttatgttttataaatgaTTTCTATAATGttactgtattttatttaaaaagtcatAATCATTCACTGTAAAACTTGTGTTTTTTTATATAGGTGATTGGATGTTTGCTTCAAAAATTCAGCAATACAGCTTTGCAACTACCAACTACAAGTTCTTCTCTTGATTGCACTATGAAAAAGCTGCAGATGGGATGGACTCACAGAACCAAAAGCCATTTCTTTCAAATGAAGATAACTGAAGGAATTTGATCTTCATTGCTTTCTAATCACAGTTGTGATTTTCCTCACAAAAATAGAATGgcaagcaaaagaaaatcaacaacTCCTTGCATGGTCCTTGCCAGTGAACAGGATCCGGACCTAGAATTGATATCAGACTTGGATGAAGGTCCCCCTGTACTTACACCAATAGAAAATGCAGCAGCAGAAAGTATCTCAAGTGATGAAGATGTTCAAGAGCTTGTAGATTctgacaatcaacaaaataaaaaagttgaaGGTGGCTATGAATGTAAATATTGTACTTTTCAAACTCCAGATCTTAATATGTTTACCTTTCATGTAGATTCAGAGCATCCCAATGTAGTGTTAAATTCATCCTATGTTTGTGTTGAATGCAATTTTCTTACCAAAAGATATGATGCGCTTTCTGAACATAATTTGAAATATcatcctggagaagaaaattttaaGCTGACTATGGTGAAACGAAATAATCAGACAATCTTTGAGCAAACAATTAATGATCTGACTTTTGATGGTAGTTTTGTTAAAGAAGAGAATTCAGATCAGATAGAATCTATAGAAACTCCCTCATCAGGGATTTCTATCAGCAAAACTCctataatgaaaatgatgaaaaataaagtaGAGAATAAACGGATTGCAGTTTTCCATAACTCTGAAGACATtccagaagaaaaagagaatgaaactaAATCAGGTCATGAAGAAGTAGTTAAAAATCCAACTTCATCAGCATCTGAGTCTAATACAAGTACTTCTGTTGTAAATAGTATACATCCAAATACTACAAACACTGTAGTTACCCCAGCAACAGTTCTTCAACCTGGGTTAGCACAGGTGATAACAGCAGCTGTATCGGCTCAACAGAATTCTAACTTGATTCCTAAAGTTTTAATCCCTCTTAACAGCATTCCTACCTATAATGCTGCTTTGGACAACAATCCCCTTTTGCTCAACACCTATAATAAATTCCCTTATCCAACAATGTCTGAAATTACAGTTCTATCTGCTCAAGCAAAATATACAGAGGAACAGATCAAGATATGGTTTTCAGCCCAACGCCTAAAACATGGTGTTAGTTGGACTCCAGAAGAAGTAGAGGAAGCAAGGAGAAAACAATTCAATGGCACAGTACATACTGTACCACAAACCATAACAGTGATTCCTACACATATTTCAGCAGCTAGTAATGgtttaccttccattttacagacatgCCAAATAGTTGGCCAGCCAGGTCTAGTCCTTACACAAGTAGCTGGCACTAATCAATTGCCAGTAACGACACCTATAGCTTTGACAGTTGCAGGGGTTCCAAATCAGACTCATATGCAGAAAAGTCAGGTGCACAGTGCTCAGCCTACTGCAGAAACAAAGCCAGTAGCTGCAACTCCagctccagccccagccccagccccagccccagccccagccccagctccagctccagctccagctccagctccaacgccagccccagccccagctccAACCCCAGCTCCAACCCCAGCTCCAGCTTCTCAGTTAATAAAGCACGAAACTGCATTAGTGAATCCCGATTCATTTGGTATCCGggcaaaaaagacaaaagaac
This sequence is a window from Monodelphis domestica isolate mMonDom1 chromosome 3, mMonDom1.pri, whole genome shotgun sequence. Protein-coding genes within it:
- the ZHX1 gene encoding zinc fingers and homeoboxes protein 1 is translated as MASKRKSTTPCMVLASEQDPDLELISDLDEGPPVLTPIENAAAESISSDEDVQELVDSDNQQNKKVEGGYECKYCTFQTPDLNMFTFHVDSEHPNVVLNSSYVCVECNFLTKRYDALSEHNLKYHPGEENFKLTMVKRNNQTIFEQTINDLTFDGSFVKEENSDQIESIETPSSGISISKTPIMKMMKNKVENKRIAVFHNSEDIPEEKENETKSGHEEVVKNPTSSASESNTSTSVVNSIHPNTTNTVVTPATVLQPGLAQVITAAVSAQQNSNLIPKVLIPLNSIPTYNAALDNNPLLLNTYNKFPYPTMSEITVLSAQAKYTEEQIKIWFSAQRLKHGVSWTPEEVEEARRKQFNGTVHTVPQTITVIPTHISAASNGLPSILQTCQIVGQPGLVLTQVAGTNQLPVTTPIALTVAGVPNQTHMQKSQVHSAQPTAETKPVAATPAPAPAPAPAPAPAPAPAPAPAPAPTPAPAPAPTPAPTPAPASQLIKHETALVNPDSFGIRAKKTKEQLAELKVSYLKNQFPHDSEVIRLMKITGLTKGEIKKWFSDTRYNQRNSKSNQCIHLNSEACTPIVIDSSDETAESPTIVTPQPKQPGNSFPDFTPQKFKEKTSEQLRVLQASFLTNPILTDEELNRLRAQTKLTRREIDVWFTERKKSKTSKEEKTEIDESNAGSSKEEPGEASPQEESGASKLVTTTNKVCKKSPEQLHILKSAFVRTQWPSPEEYDKLAEESGLARTDIVSWFGDTRYAWKNGNLKWYYYYQSASSNSMNGQASFRRRGRGRPKGRGRGRPRGRPRGSKRLNNWDRIPSLIKFKTGTAILKDYYMKHKFLNEQDLDELVAKSHMGYEQVREWFAERQRRSELGIELFEENEDDDEIIDDQEEDDEETDDSDTWEPPRHVKRKLSKSDD